One window of Gloeothece citriformis PCC 7424 genomic DNA carries:
- a CDS encoding sulfotransferase domain-containing protein, with protein MIKQLMKKAVYPVYTFLNSFPDFLMIGVQRSGTTSLYKYLIQHPQILVSHSSRETYYFDNPENYAKGLSWYLKHFPLKVQKGNKLTFEASPSYLYYPYIPKLIHQDLGEIKMIVILRNPVDRAYSAWQMFHSYGELPLAHLRERADIRTFAEAIEQEFNPEINKATYPYNYINRGKYVEQLENYYKYFDKEQILLLSFEELGQDLNSVLNKTCDFLNIEPFSLARIEEFKKDKYAQAKYIKSPDDVEALERLKNYFIPFNEKLYELLGHRYSW; from the coding sequence AATGATTGGGGTTCAAAGATCAGGAACAACTTCACTGTATAAATATTTGATTCAACATCCCCAAATTTTGGTCAGTCACTCCAGTCGAGAAACGTATTACTTCGATAATCCAGAAAATTATGCTAAAGGGTTGAGTTGGTATTTAAAACATTTTCCCTTAAAAGTGCAGAAAGGAAATAAACTGACCTTTGAAGCTTCTCCAAGCTACCTTTACTATCCCTATATTCCTAAGCTAATTCATCAAGATTTAGGCGAGATTAAGATGATTGTTATCTTGAGAAATCCTGTAGATCGGGCTTATTCAGCTTGGCAAATGTTTCATAGTTATGGAGAACTTCCTCTAGCACATTTGAGAGAAAGAGCAGATATAAGAACCTTTGCTGAGGCAATTGAACAAGAATTTAATCCTGAAATTAATAAAGCAACATATCCCTATAATTATATCAATAGAGGTAAATATGTAGAGCAGCTAGAAAATTACTACAAATATTTTGATAAAGAGCAAATTTTGCTTTTAAGTTTTGAAGAACTTGGTCAAGATTTAAATTCAGTGTTAAATAAAACTTGTGATTTTTTAAATATTGAACCCTTTTCCCTAGCCAGGATTGAAGAATTTAAAAAAGACAAGTATGCTCAAGCGAAATATATAAAAAGTCCTGATGATGTTGAAGCCTTGGAACGGCTGAAAAATTATTTTATTCCTTTTAATGAAAAGCTCTATGAACTTTTAGGTCATCGTTATTCTTGGTAA